From the genome of Triticum aestivum cultivar Chinese Spring chromosome 3B, IWGSC CS RefSeq v2.1, whole genome shotgun sequence, one region includes:
- the LOC123064648 gene encoding AP2/ERF and B3 domain-containing protein Os01g0141000-like, which translates to MLRKHTYADELRQGLRRGRGMGARAQPTPSWAREPLFEKAVTPSDVGKLNRLVVPKQHAEKHFPLKRTPERTTTTGNGVLLNFEDGEGKVWRFRYSYWNSSQSYVLTKGWSRFVREKGLAAGDSIIFSCSAYGQEKQLFIDCKKNTTVNSGKSASPLPVVETAKGEQVRVVRLFGVDIAGVKRGRAATAEQGPPELLKRQCVPLPHGQRSPALGAFVL; encoded by the coding sequence ATGCTCCGGAAGCACACCTACGCCGACGAGCTCCGCCAGGGTCTGCGACGCGGCCGCGGCATGGGGGCGCGCGCGCAGCCGACGCCATCGTGGGCGCGGGAGCCCCTCTTCGAGAAGGCCGTGACCCCAAGCGATGTCGGCAAGCTCAATCGCCTCGTGGTGCCGAAGCAACACGCCGAGAAGCACTTCCCTCTGAAGCGCACCCCGGAGAGGACGACCACCACCGGCAACGGCGTGCTGCTCAACTTTGAGGACGGTGAGGGGAAGGTGTGGAGGTTCCGGTACTCGTATTGGAACAGCAGCCAGAGCTACGTGCTCACAAAGGGCTGGAGTCGCTTCGTCCGGGAGAAGGGCCTCGCTGCCGGCGACTCCATCATCTTCTCGTGCTCGGCGTACGGCCAGGAGAAGCAGCTCTTCATCGACTGCAAGAAGAATACGACCGTCAACAGCGGCAAATCGGCGTCGCCGCTGCCAGTGGTGGAGACTGCCAAAGGAGAACAAGTCCGCGTCGTTAGGCTGTTCGGTGTCGACATCGCCGGAGTGAAGAGGGGGCGAGCGGCGACGGCGGAGCAAGGCCCGCCGGAGTTGCTCAAGAGGCAATGCGTTCCACTTCCACACGGTCAGCGCTCTCCTGCCCTAGGTGCTTTCGTCTTATAG